Proteins co-encoded in one Amia ocellicauda isolate fAmiCal2 chromosome 11, fAmiCal2.hap1, whole genome shotgun sequence genomic window:
- the LOC136763040 gene encoding protocadherin gamma-C5-like — MSSGTRNQFQECQALWLFHFFLLWSAIDGQVRYTVPEELKEGSVVGNIAKDLGLGVAEISDRKLRIVSEAGKQYFSVDLGKGELVVSERIDRENLCGQSAGCLLPLQLIIDSPLHFYHVEIEIQDINDNAPHFPTKEHVLKIPESLMPGVRFPLESAQDPDVGANTVRSYSISADECFSLNVKNLEDGRKTPELVLEKSLDREKQSVHNLVLTAVDGGSPVKSGTTVIEVVVQDSNDNVPHFDQTLYTASISENIDPGTSVLTLKATDLDEGPNGEIQYSFGTHTSDAVNKMFNINSDTGVISVIRNLDYEESKFYTFDVGAKDKGSPEFEGHCTVQIHVLDENDNPPEVTLTSLPNPVLENASIGTVIALIKVKDLDSGENAKVQLQVSPGYPFKLEPSFESHFSLVTDKRLDREAADEYNIEIVASDSGSPSLQTKTFVNVKVLDVDDNHPLFSQPSYNVYVRENNPPGASVYSVSASDADLDKNSLLSYSIVDSVTHGVSVSSYFYINSENGTIYSLNSFDYEKNKVYQITVLAKDHGSPPLSSNVTVHVFILDQNDNVPAVIYPSADMGSVPHQKMPRSAKAGHLVTKVTAVDADSGHNAWISYKLVEATDASLFSVNLYTGEVRTRRAVSEQDDSSQRLLIEMKDNGEPVQSTTVEVPILLEDGVHEAILDFRQKSRDSDNKSSKMTFYLIIALASVSALSFLTVVLLAVRCIRHSRGSSCCCIRRGEAGDGYKNPNRNLQLQLNTDGPIKYIEVLGGDMMSQSQSFRSCFSPMSEISDFTFVKPSSTTDFQEIINVLDASLPDNSWSFESQQVSTG; from the coding sequence ATGAGCAGCGGGACACGGAATCAGTTCCAGGAGTGCCAGGCGCTGTGGCTCTTTCATTTCTTTCTCTTGTGGAGTGCAATAGACGGGCAGGTCCGATACACCGTCCCCGAGGAATTAAAAGAGGGCTCCGTTGTTGGGAATATTGCGAAAGACTTAGGACTGGGTGTTGCAGAAATCTCGGATCGCAAGTTGCGGATAGTGTCGGAGGCGGGGAAGCAGTATTTCAGTGTGGATTTGGGGAAGGGCGAGCTGGTTGTGAGCGAGAGAATCGACAGGGAGAATCTGTGCGGACAAAGCGCCGGTTGTCTTTTACCTCTGCAGCTTATTATCGATTCACCGTTGCACTTTTATCACGTTGAAATTGAAATCCAGGATATCAATGACAATGCCCCACATTTCCCCACGAAAGAACATGTGTTAAAGATCCCGGAGTCGCTGATGCCGGGTGTGCGCTTCCCGCTGGAGAGTGCGCAGGACCCCGACGTCGGCGCCAATACTGTGCGGTCTTATTCAATCAGTGCCGACGAATGTTTTAGTCTGAATGTTAAAAATCTTGAAGATGGAAGGAAAACACCAGAACTGGTTTTGGAAAAATCCCTCGACCGAGAAAAGCAGTCGGTTCATAATCTTGTTTTAACAGCTGTAGACGGAGGGAGTCCGGTGAAATCTGGGACCACCGTGATTGAAGTTGTGGTTCAGGATAGTAATGACAACGTTCCGCATTTTGACCAAACACTTTACACAGCATCTATAAGTGAAAACATTGATCCCGGGACTTCTGTCCTAACACTTAAAGCCACTGACTTAGATGAGGGTCCAAACGGAGAAATACAATATTCATTCGGTACTCATACATCCGATGCAgtgaataaaatgtttaatataaattcCGACACAGGTGTAATCAGTGTAATAAGAAATCTAGACTACGAAGAGAGTAAATTCTACACGTTTGATGTTGGTGCAAAAGACAAAGGCAGTCCAGAATTTGAGGGTCACTGCACAGTTCAAATACACGTTTTAGATGAGAATGATAACCCGCCAGAAGTCACTCTCACTTCATTGCCAAATCCAGTCTTGGAAAATGCTTCCATAGGTACAGTGATAGCCTTGATCAAAGTGAAAGACTTAGACTCTGGAGAAAATGCTAAAGTGCAGCTGCAGGTTTCTCCGGGTTATCCATTCAAACTGGAGCCGTCTTTCGAGAGTCATTTTTCATTAGTAACTGATAAACGTTTAGATAGAGAAGCGGCTGACGAATACAACATAGAAATAGTTGCATCCGACTCGGGCTCGCCTTCCCTCCAAACAAAGACATTTGTCAACGTTAAAGTGCTGGATGTAGACGACAACCATCCGCTTTTCTCACAGCCTTCTTATAATGTATACGTGAGAGAAAATAACCCTCCAGGCGCATCTGTGTATTCAGTTTCTGCTTCAGATGCCGACCTGGATAAGAACTCTTTGCTCTCCTACTCTATAGTGGATTCTGTGACACACGGTGTTTCTGTTTCGTCCTATTTTTACATCAATTCTGAAAATGGTACCATATACAGTCTGAACTCATTTGATTATGAGAAAAACAAAGTTTATCAGATTACAGTGCTAGCAAAGGACCACGGCTCTCCCCCTCTGAGCAGCAACGTGACTGTCCATGTGTTCATCCTGGACCAGAACGACAATGTCCCCGCTGTCATTTACCCCTCTGCGGACATGGGCTCTGTCCCTCATCAGAAGATGCCCAGGTCTGCTAAAGCGGGACACCTGGTCACGAAGGTGACGGCCGTGGACGCGGACTCCGGGCACAACGCCTGGATTTCATATAAACTGGTCGAGGCTACAGATGCCAGTCTGTTCAGTGTGAATCTGTACACAGGAGAGGTCAGGACTAGGCGCGCTGTTTCAGAGCAGGATGACTCCTCTCAGAGGCTGCTCATAGAGATGAAGGACAACGGGGAGCCAGTGCAGTCCACCACAGTGGAAGTGCCCATATTGTTAGAGGATGGTGTCCATGAAGCCATCCTGGATTTCCGACAGAAATCCAGAGACTCTGACAATAAATCCAGTAAGATGACCTTTTATTTGATCATTGCTCTGGCGTCCGTCTCTGCCCTGTCTTTCCTGACGGTTGTGCTGTTAGCAGTGCGGTGCATTAGACACAGCAGGGGCAGTTCGTGCTGCTGTATCAGACGAGGTGAAGCCGGTGATGGATACAAGAATCCCAACAGAAACCTGCAGCTACAGCTCAACACAGACGGGCCGATTAAGTACATAGAGGTGCTGGGAGGAGACATGATGTCTCAGAGCCAGTCCTTTAGATCCTGCTTTTCTCCAATGTCCGAAATCAGTGACTTCACCTTCGTGAAGCCCAGCAGCACCACTGACTTTCAAGAGATCATAAATGTCCTTGACGCCTCTTTACCCGACAACTCCTGGAGTTTTGAAAGTCAGCAGGTGAGCACTGGGTGA
- the LOC136762811 gene encoding protocadherin gamma-C5-like, whose amino-acid sequence MRDGTRHQIPRRRALWWFNVFLLWSTIDAQIRYTVPEELNTGSIVGNIAKDLGLAISELSHRKLRMSESGKQYFSVDLGTGELVVSERIDRESLCGQSASCLLPLEVIIETPLQLYRVEVEIQDINDNAPSFITTDQVLNIAEATLPGARFPLKGARDPDVGINTLSSFQINQNDFFVLNVKTNKDGTKVPELILEKVLDREKQSVHELTLTAIDGGKPARSGTTQISVQVLDINDNAPHFEKSLYEMQLQENSAKDTVILTLKAVDLDQGSNGEILYSFAEHTSEKNQNMFKINAQNGEITVTADLDYEKTAMYEFDVRATDKGTPAMEGHCTVQVEILDVNDNAPDIILTSLPSPVPEDASVGTVVALISAKDLDSGDNGKVYLHVTPETPFKLKPSFSNHYALVTDSSLDREKYPEYNIDIVASDSGSPPLKTHKIVTVNILDVNDNPPLFLQSSYTAYIIENSAPGTILCSVSASDPDLGDNAKISYSILDTKVQDVSISSYIYINSDNGSIYSMHSLDYEKLKVFQIQVQARDHGSPPLSSNVTVHVFILDQNDNVPAVIYPSADMGSVPHQKMPRSAKAGHLVTKVTAVDADSGHNAWISYKLVEATDASLFSVNLYTGEVRTRRAVSEQDDSSQRLLIEMKDNGEPVQSTTVEVPILLEDGVHEAILDFRQKSRDSDNKSSKMTFYLIIALASVSALSFLTVVLLAVRCIRHSRGSSCCCIRRGEAGDGYKNPNRNLQLQLNTDGPIKYIEVLGGDMMSQSQSFRSCFSPMSEISDFTFVKPSSTTDFQEIINVLDASLPDNSWSFESQQVSVKWCIVGHSLDLETKYYVHHFLFVILYLYLYFSFILIYIWPQIIQITINCVAI is encoded by the coding sequence ATGAGAGACGGGACACGGCATCAGATACCGAGACGGCGGGCGCTGTGGTGGTTCAATGTCTTTCTCTTGTGGAGTACAATAGATGCACAGATTCGCTACACCGTTCCAGAGGAATTAAATACGGGTTCAATTGTCGGGAATATAGCTAAAGACTTGGGTTTGGCGATTTCTGAACTGTCGCATCGCAAGCTGCGGATGTCGGAGTCCGGTAAGCAGTATTTCAGTGTGGATTTGGGGACAGGCGAATTGGTTGTGAGTGAGAGAATCGACAGGGAGAGCCTATGCGGACAAAGCGCCAGTTGTCTGCTACCGCTGGAAGTTATTATTGAAACACCATTGCAGCTTTACCGTGTGGAAGTTGAAATCCAGGATATCAACGACAATGCCCCTAGTTTTATTACCACGGATCAGGTATTAAATATTGCAGAAGCAACTTTACCGGGAGCGCGATTTCCATTGAAAGGCGCAAGGGATCCCGATGTCGGAATAAATACGTTAAGCTCCTTTCAGATCAATCAAAacgatttttttgttttgaatgttaaaACTAACAAGGATGGAACAAAGGTCCCCGAGTTAATTTTGGAAAAGGTACTGGACAGAGAGAAGCAGTCTGTTCACGAACTCACACTGACAGCTATAGATGGGGGGAAACCAGCCAGATCAGGGACGACTCAGATCAGTGTTCAAGTTCTAGATATCAATGACAATGCTCCTCACTTCGAGAAAAGTctatatgaaatgcagttgcaaGAAAATTCGGCTAAAGACACGGTGATTTTGACATTAAAAGCCGTAGACTTAGACCAGGGATCAAATGgtgagattttgtattcatttgccGAACATACAtcagaaaaaaatcaaaatatgtttaaaataaatgcacagaATGGGGAGATAACCGTGACGGCCGATCTAGATTATGAAAAGACCGCGATGTATGAATTTGATGTTCGCGCTACAGACAAAGGCACTCCTGCGATGGAAGGTCATTGCACTGTGCAGGTTGAAATTCTGGATGTGAATGATAACGCCCCGGACATCATTCTCACATCACTGCCAAGTCCCGTTCCAGAAGATGCTTCTGTGGGAACCGTGGTTGCTTTAATCAGTGCCAAAGATCTGGATTCCGGGGACAATGGGAAGGTCTATTTACACGTGACTCCAGAGACTCCTTTCAAATTAAAGCCTTCTTTTTCCAATCATTACGCGTTAGTCACAGATTCCAGTTTGGATCGCGAAAAATATCCAGAATATAATATAGATATTGTGGCATCAGACTCCGGCTCACCTCCTCTCAAGACACACAAAATTGTAACGGTAAATATTTTGGATGTAAATGACAACCCGCCACTATTTTTGCAGTCGTCCTATACAGCATATATCATTGAAAATAGCGCACCGGGAACAatactgtgttcagtgtccgcTTCTGATCCAGACCTGGGGGACAATGCCAAGATCTCGTATTCTATACTGGACACTAAAGTGCAAGACGTATCGATTTCATCGTATATTTACATCAACTCCGATAACGGCAGCATCTACAGCATGCACTCACTCGACTATGAGAAACTGAAAGTATTTCAGATCCAGGTTCAGGCAAGAGACCACGGCTCTCCCCCTCTGAGCAGCAACGTGACTGTCCATGTGTTCATCCTGGACCAGAACGACAATGTCCCCGCTGTCATTTACCCCTCTGCGGACATGGGCTCTGTCCCTCATCAGAAGATGCCCAGGTCTGCTAAAGCGGGACACCTGGTCACGAAGGTGACGGCCGTGGACGCGGACTCCGGGCACAACGCCTGGATTTCATATAAACTGGTCGAGGCTACAGATGCCAGTCTGTTCAGTGTGAATCTGTACACAGGAGAGGTCAGGACTAGGCGCGCTGTTTCAGAGCAGGATGACTCCTCTCAGAGGCTGCTCATAGAGATGAAGGACAACGGGGAGCCAGTGCAGTCCACCACAGTGGAAGTGCCCATATTGTTAGAGGATGGTGTCCATGAAGCCATCCTGGATTTCCGACAGAAATCCAGAGACTCTGACAATAAATCCAGTAAGATGACCTTTTATTTGATCATTGCTCTGGCGTCCGTCTCTGCCCTGTCTTTCCTGACGGTTGTGCTGTTAGCAGTGCGGTGCATTAGACACAGCAGGGGCAGTTCGTGCTGCTGTATCAGACGAGGTGAAGCCGGTGATGGATACAAGAATCCCAACAGAAACCTGCAGCTACAGCTCAACACAGACGGGCCGATTAAGTACATAGAGGTGCTGGGAGGAGACATGATGTCTCAGAGCCAGTCCTTTAGATCCTGCTTTTCTCCAATGTCCGAAATCAGTGACTTCACCTTCGTGAAGCCCAGCAGCACCACTGACTTTCAAGAGATCATAAATGTCCTTGACGCCTCTTTACCCGACAACTCCTGGAGTTTTGAAAGTCAGCAGGTGAGCGTTAAATGGTGTATAGTAGGGCATAGTTTGGACCTTGAGACGAAGTATTATGTTCATCACTTTctttttgtcattttatatttatatttatatttttcctttatattaatttacatttggcctcaaataatacaaataactatTAACTGTGTGGCAATATAG
- the LOC136763039 gene encoding protocadherin gamma-C5, with the protein MKSRTRKKILEWQALWFHFFLLWSTIDGQIRYTIPEELHEGSVVGNIAKDLGLGVAEISDRKLRIASEAGKQYFAVDLGKGELVVSERIDRERLCGQSASCVIPLEVIIEEPLQMYTVEVEIQDINDNSPNFHTNANILNVAESTVPGAKFPLESAQDPDVATNSLSSYTLNKNEHFALNVKSNKDGTKVPELILEKALDRERQPIHQLVLTAIDGGNPARTGTTHITVKVLDNNDNAPQFEHALYEIPLSENIPKGSVVVTVKAIDSDEGLNGEIVYSFATHTSETVKQFFNIHPDTGEITVNGQLDYESSSSFKFDVRATDKGTPAMEGHSSVQVEIIDVNDNPPEIIITSLPKPVREDASIGTVVALISARDLDSGDNGKVQLNVPAHLPFKLKPSSSKHYALVTDSQLDREVYPEYRLEIVASDSGSPPLIAKKEMIVNILDVNDNPPRFSQSSYTVYMNENEAPGKILCSVSASDPDLGDNAKISYSILDTKVQDVSISSYIYINSDNGSIYSMHSLDYEKLKVFQIQVQARDHGSPPLSSNVTVHVFILDQNDNVPAVIYPSADMGSVPHQKMPRSAKAGHLVTKVTAVDADSGHNAWISYKLVEATDASLFSVNLYTGEVRTRRAVSEQDDSSQRLLIEMKDNGEPVQSTTVEVPILLEDGVHEAILDFRQKSRDSDNKSSKMTFYLIIALASVSALSFLTVVLLAVRCIRHSRGSSCCCIRRGEAGDGYKNPNRNLQLQLNTDGPIKYIEVLGGDMMSQSQSFRSCFSPMSEISDFTFVKPSSTTDFQEIINVLDASLPDNSWSFESQQVSTKYILI; encoded by the coding sequence ATGAAGAGTCGGACGAGGAAAAAGATCTTGGAGTGGCAGGCGCTGTGGTTTCATTTCTTTCTCTTGTGGAGTACAATAGATGGGCAGATTCGCTACACAATTCCCGAGGAATTACATGAGGGCTCTGTTGTTGGAAATATCGCTAAAGACTTGGGTCTGGGTGTTGCAGAAATCTCGGATCGCAAGCTGCGGATAGCGTCGGAGGCGGGTAAGCAGTATTTCGCTGTGGATTTGGGAAAAGGCGAGCTGGTTGTGAGCGAGAGAATCGACAGAGAGAGGCTGTGCGGACAAAGCGCCAGTTGTGTGATACCACTGGAAGTTATTATAGAGGAACCGCTACAAATGTACACCGTGGAAGTTGAAATTCAGGATATTAATGACAACTCTCCAAATTTCCACACAAatgcaaatattctaaatgtagCTGAATCTACGGTACCTGGTGCAAAATTCCCGCTTGAAAGTGCGCAGGATCCAGACGTTGCAACAAATTCTTTAAGTTCTTATacgttaaataaaaatgaacattttgctTTGAACGTCAAAAGTAACAAGGACGGCACTAAAGTACCAGAACTAATTTTAGAGAAAGCTCTAGACAGAGAGAGGCAGCCTATCCATCAGCTTGTATTGACGGCAATAGACGGAGGAAATCCAGCCAGAACGGGAACAACACATATCACGGTTAAGGTCCTAGACAACAATGATAATGCACCTCAATTTGAGCATGCTTTGTATGAAATTCCCCTGAGTGAGAATATCCCTAAGGGAAGTGTAGTTGTGACTGTTAAAGCCATTGATTCAGACGAGGGTCTGAACGGTGAAATAGTTTATTCATTTGCCACCCATACATcagaaacagtgaaacaatTCTTTAATATACATCCAGACACTGGTGAGATAACTGTTAATGGCCAGTTAGATTACGAGTCAAGCAGCTCGTTTAAATTTGATGTTCGCGCTACAGACAAAGGCACTCCGGCCATGGAAGGACACAGCAGCGTACAGGTGGAGATTATTGACGTGAATGATAACCCTCCGGAGATCATTATTACATCTTTACCTAAGCCTGTTCGAGAGGATGCTTCCATTGGAACTGTAGTTGCTTTAATTAGCGCCAGAGACTTGGATTCTGGAGACAATGGGAAAGTGCAGTTAAATGTACCTGCACACCTTCCTTTCAAATTGAAACCCTCTTCTTCCAAACATTACGCTTTGGTTACTGACTCCCAGCTGGATCGTGAAGTTTATCCAGAATATAGACTAGAAATAGTGGCATCGGATTCGGGGTCCCCTCCTCTCATTGCCAAGAAAGAAATGATAGTGAATATCTTGGATGTCAATGACAATCCACCCCGCTTCTCCCAATCTTCATACACTGTTTATATGAATGAAAACGAGGCCCCGGGGAAAatactgtgttcagtgtccgcTTCTGATCCAGACCTGGGGGACAATGCCAAGATCTCGTATTCTATACTGGACACTAAAGTGCAAGACGTATCGATTTCATCGTATATTTACATCAACTCCGATAACGGCAGCATCTACAGCATGCACTCACTCGACTATGAGAAACTGAAAGTATTTCAGATCCAGGTTCAGGCAAGAGACCACGGCTCTCCCCCTCTGAGCAGCAACGTGACTGTCCATGTGTTCATCCTGGACCAGAACGACAATGTCCCCGCTGTCATTTACCCCTCTGCGGACATGGGCTCTGTCCCTCATCAGAAGATGCCCAGGTCTGCTAAAGCGGGACACCTGGTCACGAAGGTGACGGCCGTGGACGCGGACTCCGGGCACAACGCCTGGATTTCATATAAACTGGTCGAGGCTACAGATGCCAGTCTGTTCAGTGTGAATCTGTACACAGGAGAGGTCAGGACTAGGCGCGCTGTTTCAGAGCAGGATGACTCCTCTCAGAGGCTGCTCATAGAGATGAAGGACAACGGGGAGCCAGTGCAGTCCACCACAGTGGAAGTGCCCATATTGTTAGAGGATGGTGTCCATGAAGCCATCCTGGATTTCCGACAGAAATCCAGAGACTCTGACAATAAATCCAGTAAGATGACCTTTTATTTGATCATTGCTCTGGCGTCCGTCTCTGCCCTGTCTTTCCTGACGGTTGTGCTGTTAGCAGTGCGGTGCATTAGACACAGCAGGGGCAGTTCGTGCTGCTGTATCAGACGAGGTGAAGCCGGTGATGGATACAAGAATCCCAACAGAAACCTGCAGCTACAGCTCAACACAGACGGGCCGATTAAGTACATAGAGGTGCTGGGAGGAGACATGATGTCTCAGAGCCAGTCCTTTAGATCCTGCTTTTCTCCAATGTCCGAAATCAGTGACTTCACCTTCGTGAAGCCCAGCAGCACCACTGACTTTCAAGAGATCATAAATGTCCTTGACGCCTCTTTACCCGACAACTCCTGGAGTTTTGAAAGTCAGCAGGTGAGCACTAAgtatattttgatttaa